A DNA window from Helianthus annuus cultivar XRQ/B chromosome 15, HanXRQr2.0-SUNRISE, whole genome shotgun sequence contains the following coding sequences:
- the LOC110909865 gene encoding probable serine/threonine-protein kinase PBL1 yields the protein MGCLTVLKGKKKKSSPSIHVKRVNPQDPTPTTLPEPITQTRALQSAPPSFRTRVKPLQPSHSVITSRMRALSAPSTLDAAEQDTLSAEYDGSVGGGGGGGVPPVPQPLPLPAPHTTANLKTMGSFKVGSGSGPLLPPQNVSGPLPLPPSGNHLPPTVPASLTSSGTLKNFSFEELAAACHYFSPQTCVSEGLSSVMYRASFGEDVSSSKNLQATVTSLHPSSQGLKEFISEVNTLASLQHPYLCKLIGFHAREGSDKRMLVYERLFHGSLDRLLYGRTDGPPIDWNARMKVALCAAQGLTFLHEEGPFQAMFHEFSTANIQIDKDFSAKLSGYGCMTHIPETDIPESSPAMANLSVETLERGLLTPKSNVWSFGIVLLELLTGRKNLDSRHPKEERNLIKWSRPFLTDDSRLSLIMDPQLKGRYAARAARTMADIAQRCLQKDPSERPTMRTIVEHLKIIQDIKFSCRFPLQEPGTISRKHMAKSLSLNGIIYPAPRSSYSPPPPPRLPVLPPSLPPRNCASNLTMDGVVDRQESRRSSASARRSSVEGF from the exons ATGGGATGTTTAACGGTACTAAAAGGCAAAAAGAAAAAGTCAAGCCCGAGTATTCATGTAAAACGGGTCAACCCACAAGACCCGACACCAACCACATTACCCGAACCAATCACCCAAACCCGAGCCCTGCAATCAGCACCACCAAGCTTTCGAACGCGGGTCAAACCGCTTCAACCGAGCCATTCAGTAATCACGAGCCGTATGCGCGCATTATCAGCCCCGTCAACGTTAGATGCAGCAGAGCAAGATACCCTCTCAGCCGAATACGACGGTAGTGTCGgaggtggaggaggaggtggtgtACCGCCAGTCCCACAGCCACTACCGCTACCGGCACCACACACCACGGCCAATTTGAAAACAATGGGAAGCTTTAAAGTCGGCAGCGGGAGTGGGCCGCTGCTGCCGCCACAAAACGTTTCCGGTCCGCTGCCATTGCCGCCATCCGGAAACCACCTACCGCCAACGGTTCCTGCCTCGTTAACTTCATCTGGAACGCTTAAAAATTTCTCATTTGAAGAACTTGCAGCCGCCTGCCATTATTTTTCGCCTCAGACGTGCGTGTCGGAAGGTCTTTCGTCTGTTATGTATAGAGCTTCGTTCGGGGAAGACGTTTCTAGCAGTAAAAATCTTCAAGCTACCGTTACAAGTCTTCATCCTTCATCTCAG GGTTTGAAGGAATTCATTAGCGAAGTAAACACCCTTGCATCACTACAACACCCGTATCTTTGTAAACTAATCGGCTTTCATGCGCGTGAGGGATCTGATAAAAGAATGCTGGTATACGAGAGGCTTTTTCACGGAAGTTTAGACCGTCTTTTGTATGGGAGAACCGACGGCCCACCTATCGACTGGAATGCTAGAATGAAAGTTGCACTTTGTGCCGCTCAAGGACTCACGTTTTTGCACGAGGAAGGCCCGTTTCAG GCAATGTTTCATGAATTTTCAACCGCTAATATACAAATCGATAAAGATTTTAGTGCAAAGCTTTCGGGATATGGTTGCATGACTCACATTCCTGAGACCGACATTCCAGAAAGTTCACCT GCAATGGCGAATCTTTCGGTTGAGACACTCGAGAGGGGGTTATTAACCCCTAAAAGCAACGTATGGAGTTTCGGTATCGTGCTTCTAGAGTTACTTACAGGTAGAAAAAACCTCGACAGCCGGCACCCGAAAGAGGAAAGAAATCTAATAAAATGGAGCCGACCGTTCTTAACAGACGATAGTCGACTATCGCTAATCATGGATCCGCAACTAAAAGGTCGGTACGCCGCCAGGGCCGCCAGAACAATGGCGGACATAGCTCAAAGATGCCTCCAAAAAGACCCATCCGAAAGACCAACAATGCGAACAATAGTCGAACACCTCAAAATCATACAAGATATAAAATTCTCGTGTCGGTTTCCGTTACAAGAACCGGGTACAATCAGCCGGAAACACATGGCGAAGTCGTTAAGCTTAAACGGGATTATTTACCCCGCTCCACGATCGAGTTACTCACCCCCGCCTCCACCAAGGCTGCCGGTGTTGCCCCCTTCCTTGCCGCCACGAAACTGTGCATCGAATCTTACGATGGACGGAGTTGTGGACCGTCAAGAGAGCCGGAGATCGTCGGCTTCGGCTCGACGGTCGAGTGTAGAAGGGTTTTGA